The proteins below are encoded in one region of Ghiorsea bivora:
- a CDS encoding hybrid sensor histidine kinase/response regulator has translation MKVKRGGGQRGEGQQGGDDHGQAPMEAENVQVAQEQDNKAEPLTWLQGFEDAVIAAMIANNLTTASSLIEAGFATLRNLEPLTPADALKILGMARARVESGEDVEVSVSVHTESGSKEKPTKAPKLETKKSNETVQSSTQESTETVATPPAVQNKTLESKAVQTTSQEKGVSKTKQKRPVSHESIRVDIELLDELMNQVGELVLTRNSLVQMIQASGSMEFVRIGRDVDQITEQLQEQLLRTRMQPIQTIWSSVPRIVRDIGKQLDKKIKVVMEGEDTELDRTILNALKDPLTHIIRNSCDHGIESPKVRLAAEKQATGILKLSAVQESGFIVITIHDDGGGIDAQRIKDKAMHMGVINAEQAANMTDKAALQLIFNAGLSTAEKVTNFSGRGVGMDVVRTEIERVGGSVDIDSELGKGTTLRIRIPLTLAIISAMIVVCEDKRFAIPQMSVQELLSAPKDSDDWRVIAGQVFYRLRGKLLPVLRLNEALGLSDASDTTLSGSIVVADIGDRTYGILVDEILGAEEIVVKPLGIHFQHLNFYGGCSILGDGTVIPIFDCNGLASMIQLESAPAEAIDYMGEHDDGLAEERQHALVFTQGEQRFVIPMTLIERLEYFEASRIEKTASGEVLQYRGDVVRVLRWGEMLGKKPAVSTGEDEYCLILADNGKRMCLQVDQVVDILEVSFEIKQISDTPLLLGTTVIEGIATEVVDVFEVVQRADPNWFVPTHDQAKKSVLFVEDSQFFRQMVTPIIESLGFVVRTAADGTQACKLLEDYTPDFILTDIEMPIMNGYELGKWVKMQAHLSDVPVVALTAQQSIDEQQAKTLFDQVLSKKDSTQLAKELKQALSVYDVLEAQTKDVQPAITVS, from the coding sequence ATGAAGGTCAAGAGGGGGGGAGGTCAGCGGGGGGAAGGTCAACAGGGAGGCGATGATCATGGGCAAGCACCAATGGAAGCTGAAAATGTTCAGGTTGCGCAAGAACAAGACAATAAAGCTGAGCCTTTGACATGGTTGCAAGGTTTTGAAGATGCGGTGATTGCAGCCATGATTGCCAACAACCTGACGACGGCTTCGAGTTTGATTGAGGCTGGTTTTGCAACTTTACGTAACCTTGAGCCTTTGACGCCTGCGGATGCCTTGAAAATCTTGGGTATGGCTAGGGCGCGTGTGGAATCGGGTGAGGATGTAGAAGTAAGTGTGTCCGTACACACTGAAAGTGGAAGCAAAGAAAAGCCAACGAAAGCGCCAAAATTGGAAACCAAAAAAAGTAATGAAACGGTGCAAAGCAGTACGCAAGAGTCTACGGAAACTGTGGCAACGCCTCCCGCAGTACAAAACAAAACACTAGAAAGCAAAGCCGTGCAAACGACATCGCAAGAAAAAGGTGTGAGTAAAACCAAACAAAAACGACCTGTAAGCCATGAAAGTATTCGTGTGGATATTGAATTGCTAGACGAGTTGATGAACCAAGTTGGTGAGCTGGTGTTAACTCGGAATAGTCTGGTGCAGATGATTCAAGCCTCTGGCTCTATGGAATTTGTGCGTATTGGTCGTGATGTGGATCAAATTACTGAGCAGTTACAAGAGCAGTTATTGCGTACACGGATGCAGCCCATTCAAACTATTTGGAGCAGTGTGCCACGTATTGTTCGTGATATTGGTAAGCAGTTAGATAAAAAAATTAAAGTGGTGATGGAAGGTGAAGATACCGAGCTGGATAGAACCATATTAAATGCGCTTAAAGACCCACTCACTCATATTATCCGTAATAGCTGTGACCATGGTATTGAATCGCCCAAGGTTAGGTTAGCGGCTGAAAAACAAGCAACGGGTATACTTAAGCTTTCAGCGGTACAAGAATCAGGGTTTATTGTGATTACGATTCATGATGATGGCGGTGGCATTGATGCACAACGCATCAAGGACAAAGCGATGCATATGGGTGTGATCAATGCAGAGCAAGCAGCCAATATGACTGACAAAGCTGCTTTACAGCTTATTTTTAATGCAGGTCTTTCCACCGCAGAGAAGGTGACTAATTTTTCAGGGCGAGGCGTGGGTATGGATGTGGTACGCACTGAAATTGAGCGCGTTGGTGGAAGCGTAGATATTGATAGTGAGCTTGGTAAAGGCACTACACTTCGGATTCGTATTCCGCTTACCTTGGCAATTATTTCAGCCATGATTGTGGTTTGTGAAGATAAACGGTTTGCAATTCCTCAGATGAGTGTGCAAGAGTTATTAAGCGCACCCAAAGATTCAGATGATTGGCGGGTGATTGCAGGGCAAGTTTTTTATCGTTTACGTGGGAAACTTTTACCCGTGTTACGTTTAAATGAAGCTTTGGGTTTATCTGATGCCAGTGATACAACTTTATCAGGCTCTATCGTCGTGGCTGATATTGGTGATAGAACGTATGGGATTTTGGTGGATGAAATTCTTGGTGCCGAAGAAATTGTGGTCAAACCGTTGGGTATTCATTTTCAACATCTGAATTTTTATGGTGGCTGTAGTATTTTGGGTGACGGTACGGTGATTCCAATTTTTGATTGCAATGGTTTGGCATCCATGATTCAACTTGAAAGCGCGCCTGCCGAAGCGATTGATTATATGGGTGAGCATGATGATGGGCTGGCAGAAGAACGGCAACATGCATTGGTATTTACCCAAGGTGAGCAGCGTTTTGTGATTCCAATGACTTTAATTGAGCGTTTGGAGTATTTTGAAGCATCACGCATTGAAAAAACGGCTTCGGGTGAGGTCTTACAATACCGTGGTGATGTGGTTCGAGTGCTGCGTTGGGGTGAAATGTTAGGGAAAAAACCTGCCGTATCTACGGGTGAAGATGAGTATTGCCTTATCTTAGCTGACAATGGAAAACGTATGTGTTTGCAGGTTGATCAAGTGGTGGATATTTTAGAAGTAAGTTTTGAAATTAAGCAAATTTCAGATACACCGCTTTTATTAGGTACAACTGTGATTGAAGGCATTGCAACCGAAGTGGTTGATGTTTTTGAAGTGGTGCAAAGAGCAGATCCAAACTGGTTTGTTCCCACGCATGACCAAGCCAAGAAGTCGGTATTGTTTGTTGAGGATTCACAGTTCTTCCGGCAAATGGTTACACCTATTATTGAATCCTTGGGTTTTGTGGTGCGTACGGCAGCGGATGGTACCCAAGCTTGTAAACTCTTGGAAGATTACACACCAGACTTTATTTTAACCGATATTGAAATGCCGATTATGAATGGATATGAGTTGGGTAAATGGGTAAAAATGCAAGCGCACTTGTCTGATGTGCCAGTGGTTGCGTTAACAGCACAGCAAAGTATTGATGAGCAACAAGCCAAAACGTTGTTTGACCAAGTGCTTTCGAAAAAAGATAGCACGCAATTGGCTAAAGAATTAAAGCAGGCTTTGTCGGTATACGATGTGCTTGAAGCACAAACGAAAGATGTACAGCCAGCTATCACTGTGAGTTAA